A single window of Irregularibacter muris DNA harbors:
- a CDS encoding Lin0368 family putative glycerol transporter subunit: MKHLGTIIGTAIAGIFVMSVWGAFADAYGIGGGWFAGFIIIGTMWFLNHSVGLLNNGGAFVDMAAGIGMAGTMRDVFMQGGEAFTSCLPTLVVVLIGGMAGGFVAAKCEQYLEKKKAEPQKAEA; encoded by the coding sequence ATGAAACATCTTGGTACAATTATTGGAACGGCAATAGCAGGTATTTTTGTTATGAGTGTTTGGGGAGCCTTTGCCGATGCTTATGGAATTGGAGGTGGATGGTTCGCAGGATTTATTATCATTGGCACCATGTGGTTCTTAAACCATTCTGTAGGTCTATTAAACAACGGAGGAGCCTTTGTAGACATGGCAGCAGGTATAGGAATGGCAGGAACCATGAGAGACGTATTTATGCAAGGCGGAGAAGCCTTTACATCATGCCTACCAACTTTGGTTGTTGTATTAATTGGGGGTATGGCTGGGGGTTTTGTAGCTGCAAAATGTGAGCAATATTTAGAAAAGAAAAAGGCTGAGCCACAAAAGGCAGAGGCATAG
- a CDS encoding Lin0368 family putative glycerol transporter subunit: protein MTFQNIVATFAGAFIFPFLIRMLWGKMVENWGNIGGWMAAGFIVGTTWTLNHGLNMIFQTGAWIDMAWAAGIGLFVASLVSGDSFSKGFPDYISALVGGTLGGFILSCFL, encoded by the coding sequence GTGACATTTCAAAATATAGTGGCAACCTTTGCAGGAGCATTTATTTTCCCATTTCTTATCAGAATGCTATGGGGAAAAATGGTTGAAAACTGGGGAAATATCGGCGGATGGATGGCAGCGGGCTTTATCGTTGGAACCACATGGACGCTAAACCATGGTTTAAATATGATATTCCAAACAGGAGCATGGATAGACATGGCTTGGGCAGCAGGAATAGGACTTTTCGTTGCATCATTGGTTAGTGGAGATAGCTTTTCCAAAGGTTTCCCAGATTATATTTCTGCATTAGTTGGCGGTACTTTAGGCGGATTTATCTTATCCTGTTTTCTGTAA
- the glpK gene encoding glycerol kinase GlpK, which produces MEKKFIMALDQGTTSSRAILFNHEGEIVSVAQKEFTQIYPKAGWVEHDAMEIWGSQSGVAREVLERAGVSPKEVAAIGITNQRETTVVWDKNTGKPIYNAIVWQCRRTASTCDDLKARGLAEYIKDNTGLIIDAYFSGTKVKWILDNVEGAREKAEKGELLFGNIDTWLIWNLTRGKVHVTDYSNASRTMLYNIKDLKWDEKILEELNIPASMLPEVKQSSEVYGYTDEATFGGAMIPIAGIAGDQQSALFGQACFEAGMAKNTYGTGCFMLMNTGEEMVPSKNGLLTTIAWGVDGKVEYALEGSIFIAGAVIQWLRDELKLIDHAKDSEYFATEVEDNNGVYLVPGFVGLGAPHWDMYARGTMVGLTRGANRNHIIRAALESIAYQTRDVLEAMQEDSGINLQALKVDGGAVANNFLMQFQSDILGVSVDRPEVTETTALGAAYLAGLAVGFWESKEQIGKKWAIDRTFKPEMGEDQKEKLFAGWKKAVSRAMKWEEVEEQLAVDEAAASEE; this is translated from the coding sequence ATGGAGAAAAAGTTTATCATGGCGTTAGACCAAGGCACTACCAGTTCAAGGGCTATATTATTTAATCACGAAGGTGAAATTGTTAGTGTTGCTCAAAAAGAATTTACCCAAATCTATCCAAAGGCTGGATGGGTAGAGCACGATGCAATGGAAATATGGGGAAGCCAAAGTGGAGTAGCTAGGGAAGTTTTAGAAAGAGCTGGGGTTAGTCCAAAGGAAGTGGCTGCCATCGGTATCACAAACCAGAGGGAAACCACTGTAGTATGGGATAAAAATACAGGAAAACCCATATATAATGCCATCGTTTGGCAATGTAGAAGAACAGCTTCCACCTGTGACGATTTAAAAGCTAGGGGACTTGCAGAATATATTAAAGATAATACCGGATTAATTATCGATGCCTATTTCTCAGGAACAAAAGTTAAATGGATTCTTGATAATGTAGAAGGGGCTAGAGAAAAAGCCGAAAAAGGGGAATTATTATTTGGTAATATTGATACTTGGCTTATTTGGAACCTTACTCGGGGGAAAGTACATGTAACGGATTATTCCAATGCTTCTAGAACCATGCTTTACAATATTAAAGATCTCAAGTGGGACGAGAAGATATTAGAAGAATTAAATATTCCAGCATCTATGTTACCAGAAGTTAAACAATCCAGTGAAGTTTATGGATATACTGATGAAGCTACCTTTGGCGGAGCTATGATACCTATCGCAGGTATAGCAGGGGATCAGCAGTCAGCATTATTCGGTCAGGCTTGTTTTGAAGCGGGTATGGCAAAAAATACTTATGGAACGGGCTGCTTTATGTTAATGAATACAGGGGAAGAAATGGTACCCTCCAAAAACGGCCTTCTTACCACTATTGCTTGGGGAGTAGATGGCAAGGTTGAATATGCCCTAGAAGGAAGTATATTTATAGCCGGAGCCGTTATCCAATGGTTAAGAGATGAGTTAAAATTAATTGACCATGCCAAGGATAGCGAATACTTTGCCACTGAAGTTGAAGATAATAATGGGGTATATTTAGTCCCTGGTTTTGTAGGATTGGGAGCCCCCCATTGGGATATGTATGCGAGAGGAACCATGGTAGGATTAACTAGAGGGGCCAATAGAAATCATATTATCCGAGCTGCTTTGGAGTCTATTGCCTATCAAACTAGAGATGTTTTAGAAGCTATGCAGGAAGATTCAGGGATCAATCTTCAAGCCTTAAAGGTAGACGGTGGAGCCGTTGCCAATAACTTCTTAATGCAATTCCAGTCTGATATTTTAGGTGTTTCAGTAGACAGACCTGAAGTAACAGAGACCACTGCCTTAGGTGCTGCTTATCTAGCAGGGTTGGCTGTTGGATTCTGGGAAAGCAAAGAACAAATCGGTAAGAAGTGGGCCATTGATAGAACCTTTAAGCCAGAAATGGGCGAAGACCAAAAAGAAAAATTATTTGCTGGCTGGAAAAAAGCAGTAAGCAGAGCTATGAAGTGGGAAGAAGTAGAAGAACAATTAGCCGTAGATGAGGCAGCAGCTTCTGAAGAATAG
- a CDS encoding NAD(P)/FAD-dependent oxidoreductase, whose protein sequence is MYDIVIIGAGIIGTFIARELSRYKLNIALIDKENDVANGTTKANSAIVHAGFDAKPGSKMARFNVEGNAMFDKICNDLDVEFNRIGSLVIGFSEEEMKELQKLYQRGLENHVPDMEIIDKKRVKELEPNISDNVVGALYAATGGIVGPWEMAIALAENAIENGVELLLNHEVKDIQKTQKGYELLTSEGPMQAKCIINCAGVYADHINNMIAKPTFKINPRRGQYFVLDRDARNIVNTVVFQCPTKLGKGILVTPTVHGNILVGPDAEDLDDRENLSTTADRLEYIKEIAKLTMEKIPYHMTITTFAGLRAEPSTGDFIIEESKDAKGFINVAGIKSPGLTSSPAIAQYVVGLVGKILGNLEEKAEFNPTRRKLIRFDQLSQEEKEETIKRDSRFGRIICRCEHITEGEIVDIIKRKAGATTVDGVKRRARPGTGRCQGGFCGPRVVEILARELGKDMAEILKDGRNSNVLTEKTHKGSDGSDVKEWAAVSIEK, encoded by the coding sequence ATGTACGATATCGTTATTATCGGAGCGGGAATTATAGGGACCTTTATTGCAAGGGAATTATCTAGATATAAATTAAATATTGCATTAATCGATAAAGAAAATGATGTGGCTAATGGTACCACTAAGGCCAATAGTGCCATAGTACACGCAGGATTTGATGCTAAGCCAGGGTCAAAGATGGCAAGATTTAATGTAGAAGGTAATGCAATGTTTGACAAAATTTGTAATGATCTTGATGTAGAATTTAATCGAATAGGATCTTTGGTTATCGGTTTTAGTGAAGAAGAGATGAAGGAACTTCAAAAGTTATATCAAAGAGGATTGGAAAATCATGTTCCAGATATGGAAATTATAGATAAAAAAAGAGTAAAAGAGCTAGAACCCAATATCAGTGACAATGTAGTAGGGGCACTATATGCTGCTACTGGTGGGATTGTTGGGCCCTGGGAAATGGCCATTGCCTTAGCTGAAAATGCCATAGAAAATGGAGTAGAGCTCTTGTTGAATCATGAAGTAAAGGATATACAGAAAACCCAGAAAGGATATGAACTTTTAACCAGTGAAGGGCCTATGCAGGCTAAGTGTATTATAAATTGTGCTGGGGTATATGCAGATCATATCAATAATATGATAGCAAAACCGACCTTTAAGATAAATCCAAGAAGAGGACAATATTTTGTGTTGGATAGAGATGCAAGGAATATTGTCAATACCGTAGTATTCCAATGCCCCACCAAACTAGGAAAGGGTATATTGGTCACCCCCACTGTTCACGGAAATATCCTAGTAGGCCCAGATGCTGAAGATTTAGATGATAGGGAAAACCTGAGTACCACAGCAGATCGGTTGGAATATATCAAGGAGATTGCAAAACTGACTATGGAGAAAATACCCTATCATATGACCATAACAACCTTTGCAGGATTGAGGGCAGAGCCTAGTACGGGAGATTTTATTATAGAAGAGTCTAAGGATGCAAAGGGTTTTATCAATGTTGCGGGCATTAAATCTCCTGGCCTAACCTCTTCCCCTGCTATTGCCCAATATGTTGTCGGTCTGGTGGGGAAAATTCTAGGCAACTTAGAAGAAAAAGCTGAATTTAATCCTACAAGAAGAAAACTAATAAGATTTGATCAGCTTAGTCAAGAGGAAAAAGAGGAGACCATCAAAAGAGATTCAAGATTTGGCAGAATTATATGTAGATGTGAACATATTACAGAGGGAGAAATTGTCGACATCATCAAAAGAAAGGCTGGAGCCACTACAGTAGATGGGGTAAAAAGAAGAGCGAGACCAGGAACGGGAAGATGTCAAGGAGGCTTTTGTGGCCCCAGAGTTGTGGAAATATTGGCAAGGGAATTAGGCAAGGATATGGCTGAAATCCTAAAGGACGGGAGAAATTCCAATGTTCTGACAGAAAAGACCCATAAGGGAAGTGACGGTAGCGATGTAAAAGAGTGGGCAGCCGTTTCAATAGAAAAATAA
- a CDS encoding NAD(P)/FAD-dependent oxidoreductase has product MLNYDIVVIGGGPAGLAAAIEAKKSGIDSILVIDRDRELGGILQQCIHNGFGLHEFKEELTGPEYAERFIEQLKELDIECKLDTMVIDITQDRLIHAINTEDGYMTIQAKAIVLAMGCRERTRGAIAIPGSRPAGIFTAGTAQRYINMEGYMVGKKVFILGSGDIGLIMARRLILEGAEVSAVAEVMPYSGGLTRNIVQCLEDFNIPLLLSHTIVDIKGKDKIEGVVLSKVDSHRKPIAGTEKYFECDTLLLSVGLIPENELSKSAGIEMDPATNGPIVNESMETTVEGIFACGNVVHVHDLVDYVSQESRRAGSNAAKYVKDMLIRNGSTLQARPGDGVGYIVPQIIRTDNLEKNLDLFMRVKNVYSHGKLVIRVDGVPVREIKKKHMAPGEMERIKLDLELLKDKNDSILSVEVEKEVV; this is encoded by the coding sequence GTGCTAAATTATGATATTGTTGTGATCGGAGGCGGTCCAGCTGGGCTGGCAGCGGCAATAGAAGCAAAGAAAAGTGGGATAGATAGTATTTTGGTTATTGATCGAGATAGGGAACTGGGAGGCATACTTCAACAATGCATACACAACGGTTTTGGACTTCATGAGTTTAAAGAAGAACTTACAGGACCAGAATATGCAGAGAGATTTATCGAGCAATTAAAGGAGCTTGATATTGAATGCAAGTTAGATACTATGGTAATCGATATTACCCAAGATAGATTGATCCATGCCATTAATACAGAGGATGGCTATATGACCATTCAGGCAAAAGCCATTGTCTTGGCTATGGGTTGTAGGGAAAGAACAAGGGGGGCCATCGCCATACCTGGTTCTAGACCAGCAGGGATATTTACCGCAGGGACAGCCCAGAGATATATCAATATGGAAGGTTATATGGTTGGTAAAAAGGTGTTTATTTTAGGCTCAGGGGATATTGGACTAATCATGGCCAGAAGACTTATCTTAGAAGGGGCAGAAGTAAGTGCCGTAGCAGAAGTTATGCCCTATTCCGGAGGCCTTACTCGAAATATCGTTCAATGTCTAGAGGATTTTAATATCCCCTTGCTTCTAAGTCATACCATTGTTGATATTAAAGGAAAGGACAAGATTGAAGGGGTTGTCCTATCCAAAGTAGACAGCCATAGAAAACCTATAGCTGGAACAGAAAAATATTTTGAATGTGATACCTTACTTTTATCTGTAGGATTAATACCAGAGAATGAACTTTCTAAAAGTGCAGGTATAGAAATGGATCCAGCAACCAATGGTCCCATAGTCAATGAGTCCATGGAAACTACTGTGGAGGGGATATTTGCCTGTGGAAACGTAGTACATGTTCATGATTTAGTAGATTATGTCAGTCAAGAGAGCAGACGGGCAGGAAGTAATGCAGCCAAATATGTAAAGGATATGCTTATAAGAAACGGAAGTACCCTACAAGCTAGGCCTGGTGATGGAGTAGGTTACATTGTTCCCCAGATTATCCGTACCGATAACCTAGAAAAGAATTTGGATTTATTTATGAGGGTAAAGAATGTATATTCCCATGGAAAATTAGTCATAAGAGTAGACGGTGTTCCAGTGAGAGAGATTAAAAAGAAACACATGGCCCCTGGTGAGATGGAAAGAATTAAATTGGATTTAGAATTGCTTAAAGATAAAAATGACTCTATATTATCCGTTGAGGTAGAAAAGGAGGTGGTATGA
- a CDS encoding DUF1667 domain-containing protein produces MERKNMICIVCPIGCHLEVERIDEKVIVTGNQCNRGQAYGIKELTNPTRVLTSTVKVNNAHLSRLPIKTKGGVPKHKISQCIKEINSVELNAPVKLGQVVIKNIQGTGVDVIASRSI; encoded by the coding sequence ATGGAAAGGAAAAACATGATTTGTATAGTTTGTCCCATAGGCTGTCATCTTGAAGTGGAGCGTATCGATGAGAAAGTTATTGTCACGGGCAATCAATGTAACCGAGGTCAGGCATATGGAATCAAGGAGCTAACTAATCCAACCAGAGTTTTAACTTCCACAGTAAAAGTAAACAATGCCCACCTATCGAGATTACCCATAAAAACAAAAGGAGGGGTACCTAAGCATAAAATCAGTCAATGTATAAAAGAAATAAACAGTGTAGAATTAAATGCACCTGTAAAGTTAGGACAAGTTGTTATAAAAAATATCCAAGGAACTGGTGTTGACGTAATTGCTTCTAGAAGCATATGA